TCATATATTTTGTCGAATTATTTTATTGCTACTATATAGAAAAGTCTAGAACCAGGCATCTCTTGAATGATGTGTCTTCTCCTGGTGGAGGGCATTTATGGAATTTAAATATACTTTTGGtgttatatttcttttttaggaTAAATGAAAATTACgttaaaaaaatctataaaacacgataattaacaacttaaaatacttttaatttataggacatataaataaatttagttgacttttaaaattttagttgtGTTTGCATGATAGGGgacaaaagaaataatatgtataatttgaAACCAAACATAAAAGAATATTCTAGCACATCATAATTAACAacttgagatatttgaaaacaatttttaaaaaattttgtttgattaTAGGGACTAATTTAtatactatttaaaatttatgtaaaaagtattgtgaatcacaataattaactgctcaaaatatataaaatcatatcgaaatttaataattctcaaaatttcaactttGTCACACAAATTGAGAcagaaaaataacatatattgttgttctcaaaatttttaactttatcacataaattgaaactgagaaaataacatatattgtgttcttaaaattttaactttatcacataaataaaaattaaaaaaataatatatattgtgtTCGTGCTGACACGGATTCCTAGCTCTAGTAAAGAAAGAAGAAGTTACAAGTGCATGCTCCTTTCTACACAAGTTTTGTGGATGCATGCATGAATAATGATATTGTAATCTgactttcataatttttttatttttattactactTGATTTATGAGAAAGATTATAACatgaaaaaagattaaaaaaatatatattttcttaaaagaaaactTGGCAAATATTGGTCAAGAGTAGATGTTAAGTTCACACTTGATAGTCATAATTATTAACTGATAAGTGATGATGGAAAAGTTAATACAATGaattaagacaaaaaaaaaatcaatagttgtgatatttttttgtctaaaagtaaattttgattgaaaaattGGATTTTATAATAGTCTGGTACAATGTATCTTTAATCATCAACTGATCAAAAGCTAATTTTAACAGGAATATCTTTCCAAATTTGACCAAAGATTAGTAACCAAAATAGATAGAATCCCTTTCTATTTAACTAAATATCGCGATCGAATTTCGTCTtcaaaagtacaaaaaaaattattggtgaGCATTTTTCTATTTAATGAGGATCTTATACGATGTGAATCTACTTATTTATTGGATATGCAAATTTGGGTGgtaaatcaaaaacaataaaaaaaatctaggTTATTTCTATAAACAAGGTCAATGTAATATTCTTCTCTTCTCctatatttatatatctaaCACAAAACTTATGAGTGTTGAGTGAATGATTATAAGTAAGATTCGGGGTGATAAAATCAATCCaatatttaattagttcaaCTTTAGACTTGAACCCAGACTTGAACTGGAGACCTGAATCCAAATCCTAGCTCGACCCAGATTTAAGACCATATTCAGGACTAGATCTTGACCATCCAACCTCGATTCATGATCCAGTTCCGACCTTAACCTCATACTCAACCTCCGATTCCAATATAGCTATCGATCCTCGAACCAAACCTAAATATTCTTGACCTAGGCCTAACACTGaatctccaactcaacctcaacacAAAATTTGAACCTCGATCTAACCTTGACTTGGGGACACGAAACCCAACCTAGACCCTCAAGCCCCGACCCAACTTAGATATAATGTTATATTTATGCAAGACTTTGTTTGTGATATTTGGTTAAGAAACTTATGATatctctaaaaatatataatctaaaTTGAGTCAAATTGGACAGATTAAGTTACTATCGATTGTTAATCAGCTCATCTTAACTCTATCcatctcaacaaaaataaacttatgatatctctaaaaaataaataatctaaatTCAATTGTGTGGTACAAATTGCCTTAGCGGTCGTAAGTAGACTTTGAAGTAAAAATGagataattttaataaagatgataatgataGTATATATTATAGTTATAGTTGTGCCCAAATAAGGAACCATTAATGCAATTAGACTTTAACACTACCTGATTTTGACATATAGctaatttaattagaaatatcatgaataattaagtgtataaatTCAAACTTCCTGTAGGAATATATAGACTATGAATTAAAATTAGGTATAAGCAATTGAAACACATGTAAATTAAGACgaaattgttaattaattacaCATCTAAATTATGTGAgaattttaacttatttcttTTGGTATTATTAGTAAATTAGAATAGCAAATGTATACTCCTTTGCCATATGAAATTCAAGATTCATAGCCATAGCGAAAACTCTCCAAACACATTGAGAAAAAGGAATGGATATATACCTTCATGATCGCGGAGTTATAATATTAGAATTGATTTTGTTATATGTGAATAcagtaaaaagtagagaaggcAAGAGACAATGAAGGGGCCTGcacaaaattttgagaaaattgaatTACCAGTGCCAAACACCAGCTTATTTTCGACGACTTTCCATGAAATCTCTAGTTCTCTTCCTCATACGCGTGAAGGCAACAAATGCACAAGCCAGAAGCCATGGAGGGACACGACCATCAGAGAGATTAAACTTTTTCGCCCACGCTGGAGGGTCTCTTATCACCAGTGATACTATAAGTATGGCAACAACAGCAACCCCGACCAGTATTCTGGTTATAGGTTTCACCAACGAGTCCTAATAATCAAACAAAGAAACCATTACAACGTCTCACATGTATGAGTCTAAACGTATTTAAAGGACACAACTAATCTTCGGAAACTATTCTCTCTGTGTCCAAGTATCTCTTGATCATGTTTAAAAATCATGTAAATTTTAGTCTTTAGAATCTAACACTATGCCAATCAAAATAGTAGGCAAAATAAGTTCCTTCAAAATCATGTTTAGATCGTATCATTTGTCAATctaatatacaattttcccacgATAGCCAAGACTCTCCAAGTCCAGATAATGATATTCAGTTCTCGAGAAAAACACTCtgaatttcatcatatatatagatGCACTATGAACTCATACATGGAGTAAACTCGAGTTCAAGACCATTCAAATGGACTGTTCGTCACAGAGATCGAGTCCAATCGTCCAACGCCAAAAGAATTTGGAACCAGCATATGATATTGACTAGGTTCATATTCTCTCTGCATTTTCAGCAGGAAAACACCAGTGCTCTTTAGACTAGTTGCAAATTGTGCACCAAAATACTAAACTACTAAAGCTTAGAGCATATAAGGAAGAAACCATCTTTATGCTTAGCCATCCTTTTTATGAGACTAAGTCTAGTAGGCTTGACCCGCGAGGCCGGCCCAACCCAACCCTTGAATTAAATGGGGTTGGGCCTAATATTTTTGGCTCATTTAGGAACGAGGCTTTTTAGCCCAGCCTCACTTGACCCGTAAGCCTCTGATGCCAGCCCGTGGGctatgaatatttaaaaatattatatatatatatagtagtgtTTTAtctgtaaatattttatcataaaaaacataaaaaaaataagtcttTTAAACTAGCTTGTTTTTTTGTAGGAGGAATAGTTGAATGATCAAGATTTTTCCGCTAAATCTTAAATTGACTATTATGTATTTTGGTAAGTATTCACCGAAGTGAGattcataaatgtatttttgtaagtattcgCTGAAGTGTGTGattcataaatgaaaatttgtatGTATTGGTGTCCTGTTCATAGAGCTCAACATTTTATTCTCTTAGATACTCTTTCTAAGAGAGtaatattgttcatttttttgaaGGGCCAACCCGTGGACCGTTTAGGATTGGATTGGGCTACTATTTTATTAGCCCTTTAACTAAAAGAGCCAGCCCACCCAATCCATTTAACACTTTAGCCCGTTAGGATTAGGTTGGGTTGGATTGGGTCAGTTCATTTTGACAGCTCTTAAGACTAAGAGTATTATTCGATCAATCCAAATGATCACTTTAGAGCAACATCTCCCTTTCTATAATTATATAGTCTTCCGGTCAGCCTGCACATACCTTGTCTATACGATACCTATCACCTCTCACCTAACCAACAGATACCAAATAACAGGTAACTTTGTCTATCAAAGCTAGAATTCATGAAAGTTAACTTCGTCTACAAAAGCTAGAACAGATGAAAAGAAATCACTTGTTCATCTATCCTAGCCTCGGATTAGTTTATGCATTGCAAACTGGTCCGAACAccataattatcaaataaaagcaataaaattgaaaaagaaaattgtaagATTTATTCAAAGGAGTTAAAGGAATTATTCTCTTATTTTACACAATCATTACCTAATTTGGGAATAAAAgtgcatattttttttgacgACGCTACCACATTGCACAGGGTAAAATTCAGTGCTATGTAATAGGTCGCAAACCACGTAAGTCAAGTAACCCACACCATGCAAACCACATATTTTGAATATGAGACCTCCAATACGTAAGTCTCAATCTCAACAAAGGGTATAAAAGTgcatattttatcaaataaaaaaacagaACTTTCCAATTGTAGCAATTTTACCTTAGGTTCTCCATCAATGTAAATGGTGGATCCATCTCGATAAGTAATAATCGATCTTCCATTACGTGGATTAAACCGGATCGGAACGCCCCGACCCGTTTCCGGCTTGAATGCATAAACCGATTTGAACCCGTATTTGTCGAGAAATTCCCTAACATCAAGCTGATCCTGGTCCCACCCACCAAGGTTTGCCTTGAATACGTCGATGGGACCCTTGCCACGTCGGTACAGGTGGACCTCCACCTCCGGGACCTTCGTCTTTACGGATCTAGTCCGGTTTGGCGGGTTCGGATTCGGGTTAGGTTTTAGATTCGATAACAGTGGAGTCGCTTCGGCGGCGTCGCTGCCGGCGAAAGCTTCTGTGATCTCCACCATTTTTATGGCAATGGAGAAAAGGAAAAGCCAATGGTATAAGGTcgttaaaaatatgaaattttgagctacctaaaaaatataaacaaataaataaaattgctTTTTTTTATAAGGTGgcaatttaattttctattttttgtgagTATATTCTCCTTGGAATAAACTTATCggcattatattttattatgtagTATATTTACCGAGCCGGATCATTTGATTGTCGATTAGAGATGAGTTACTATTTTATGAGGCTTGCTTTTTCAATTTAATaagtcttcttcttttttctatccttttgctcaattttcttttaCGAAATAAGAATTGAAAcgtaataaattatatttaactcTCATTTTACTGTGCCGTACCAATATTTGATCagtactatatattatatagtatatatatcatattagaTTTGAGATTACAActcttcattatattttttatatattttgttcgATAAAAGATAATCGTATGAAATGTAATGGATGGCACTATTATGTTTTCAACATGCAAGCATTTAAAGGTTGTGCTATTGTTAATTAGAAAACTAGGGACGTATTCAATGTTTTAATCGGATATTAAGATGAACACTTAAAATTTGGCTTATAATTATCTAAATTGGTATATATAATAAACTCAATAAATTTGATGGAAATTAATggtaaaattaattgaattcaTAATGTCAAATTCTAATTATAGTAAAATATGTTGttgacaaaaaaaagaaaactcgtaataaaaaattagaaagtagaaaaataaattcattatttatcattttttgaacttgaaaattcattcctaaaaagaaaaaaagaagttaaagcCGAAATTATACTATAAGCAAATGCTTCGATGACCCAATGATTAAGTTTAAGATTCTTATGTCGGAGGTTTCAAATTCGAAAGCTCTTGCTCGTTCGTCACAATGCACTAAGCTAATTCATATTATCTCTCTATATAATTTACAAGCTATTACATGAGTACGAGAATTTTACTCTTTGTACATTCAAAAATAACAACGACAATTTtcgttttctttttaaaaaaaaacatactatAGACATGCCTTCAAACCTACTCACACACTTGGGCCAATGATGTAGCCATGAGAAAGTTGACCCAAAATGTCCCATCACCAACCAAACCACTCATTTCACTAGCaatttttgatcatttaaaattttatttaagaccaaaaaaaaataacactatTATTCTTGATATTtcactaaaaatatatactatttGCTTCAAAACTAAACCaatataaaacttataaatacatatattagatgGTCAGGCACCATCTATATAGAAGTatataaacatgtatatattccatatttttggatgaaataaaaaacaGAAACAACAAAGGAAATTAAATTATAGTCTATAGTCAACACATCTATTTTGCTACTATATTCTTATGTAAATGACTATagtaatattatatttagttaattgatattatcatatattaaatACATGCTAGCCAATTTTACgagaataaattattatatttatatttaatgcaATAAGCTCGATCGAAAAaattatctataaaaa
This portion of the Solanum pennellii chromosome 12, SPENNV200 genome encodes:
- the LOC107006051 gene encoding uncharacterized protein LOC107006051, giving the protein MVEITEAFAGSDAAEATPLLSNLKPNPNPNPPNRTRSVKTKVPEVEVHLYRRGKGPIDVFKANLGGWDQDQLDVREFLDKYGFKSVYAFKPETGRGVPIRFNPRNGRSIITYRDGSTIYIDGEPKDSLVKPITRILVGVAVVAILIVSLVIRDPPAWAKKFNLSDGRVPPWLLACAFVAFTRMRKRTRDFMESRRK